One Bacteroidales bacterium DNA window includes the following coding sequences:
- the murF gene encoding UDP-N-acetylmuramoyl-tripeptide--D-alanyl-D-alanine ligase, whose product MKTEELYEIYKRHPKISTDSRNVAAGSIFFALKGDTFDGNCFAENALDEGATRSVVDNADLKNHPNMILVDDVLEALQQLAQHHRRQLQIPVIGITGSNGKTTTKELISQALQTKYKTSATRGNLNNHIGVPLSLLSITNDTEMAVIEMGANHQGEIAALCRIARPDFAIITNIGRAHLEGFGGYAGVIKAKTELYDFIRANGGHLFVHHDDELLMEKSAGNPRTTYGALPGADVQGFITEKYPNLALQLAHPAKGTTINTRLAGSYNFSNVMAAVAIARYFGADIHEIAETLRNYQPANNRSQWQTTSRNKLLIDLYNANPGSMTAAIENFAQAPYDNKILILGDMLELGAESHAEHAAIIKMARQADFEKVVLVGAQFSAFADEGSVKFLFFETADAARKAIDEMTLKNKTILLKGSRGIRLEKILDIL is encoded by the coding sequence ATGAAAACAGAAGAACTCTACGAAATTTATAAACGACACCCGAAAATCAGCACCGACTCACGAAACGTTGCTGCTGGCAGTATCTTTTTTGCCTTGAAAGGCGATACTTTCGACGGGAATTGCTTTGCAGAAAATGCACTGGACGAGGGCGCCACCCGGTCAGTGGTCGACAATGCTGATTTGAAAAACCATCCGAACATGATCCTGGTGGATGATGTGCTAGAGGCTTTGCAGCAACTGGCGCAGCATCACCGCCGGCAACTTCAAATTCCCGTTATCGGGATCACAGGCAGCAACGGCAAGACCACCACCAAGGAACTCATCAGCCAGGCGTTGCAAACAAAGTATAAAACTTCGGCTACCCGTGGCAATCTTAACAACCACATCGGCGTGCCGCTTTCTCTTCTTTCCATTACCAATGACACTGAAATGGCGGTGATAGAAATGGGCGCTAACCATCAGGGGGAAATTGCGGCGCTGTGTCGCATTGCCCGTCCCGACTTCGCCATCATTACCAATATCGGGCGCGCCCACCTCGAAGGCTTTGGTGGTTATGCAGGTGTGATAAAAGCCAAGACAGAGCTTTACGATTTTATCCGTGCCAATGGCGGGCATCTCTTCGTTCATCACGATGATGAGTTATTGATGGAGAAATCTGCCGGCAACCCGCGCACCACTTATGGCGCTTTGCCTGGCGCCGATGTTCAAGGATTCATTACTGAAAAATATCCCAATCTGGCGCTGCAACTTGCCCATCCCGCCAAGGGAACCACCATCAACACCCGGCTGGCCGGCAGCTACAACTTTTCCAATGTGATGGCTGCTGTTGCCATTGCACGTTATTTCGGCGCTGACATACATGAGATTGCTGAAACTTTGCGAAATTATCAGCCTGCAAACAATCGCTCGCAATGGCAAACCACTTCACGAAACAAGCTACTCATCGACCTTTACAACGCCAACCCCGGGAGCATGACTGCGGCAATCGAAAACTTTGCCCAGGCACCTTACGACAACAAAATTCTCATCCTGGGCGATATGCTGGAGCTTGGCGCTGAAAGCCATGCCGAGCATGCCGCCATCATCAAAATGGCGCGTCAGGCTGACTTTGAAAAAGTGGTACTTGTCGGAGCGCAGTTTTCAGCTTTCGCTGATGAAGGCTCTGTGAAATTCTTATTTTTTGAAACTGCCGATGCAGCGCGTAAAGCTATTGATGAAATGACCTTAAAAAACAAAACCATTCTGCTGAAAGGCTCGCGTGGTATCCGGCTGGAAAAAATTCTTGATATTTTATAA
- a CDS encoding SUMF1/EgtB/PvdO family nonheme iron enzyme, giving the protein MMRIKNQQIISLITVVALVLTLSSCSGIFGSKKKTSNTTGWDYNSSTNGGFAVSDINEQETGPGLVFVEGGTFVMGQMGEDPMYENYAPARRVTVRSFYMDETEVTNLDYLEYLYWLNRVFKADYPEVYRKALPDTLVWRSRLAYNEPLANLYLRHPAYHDYPVVGVTWVQASDYCQWRSDRVNEMLLIKAGVLSEDPDQRNENNFNTEAYLTGQYSGLGKPIEDLDPSSTGGRNARMEDGIMLPNYRLPTEAEWEYAALGLQGQNELITERRVYPWDGHLVRSTGNKKEYGNYLANFKRARGDYMGVAGSLNDGADITAPVGTYPANDFGLYNMAGNVAEWVQDVYRVLSHEDVADFSPFRGNIFTTPVLDAEGNIAEKDSLGRIRYREITVNEAQDRFNYREADNVNYLDGDNRSVNDPGKWLDDVNNANSTNMMYDYKSSSLVNDQARVYKGGSWKDGSYYLSPGVRRYLDQNNATDFLGFRCAMDRVGTSVAHRK; this is encoded by the coding sequence ATGATGCGTATTAAAAATCAGCAGATCATAAGCCTGATCACCGTTGTAGCATTAGTGCTCACGCTCTCTTCGTGCAGCGGAATTTTTGGATCGAAAAAGAAAACCTCGAATACCACCGGATGGGACTACAACAGTAGCACCAACGGCGGCTTTGCTGTTTCGGATATCAACGAGCAGGAAACCGGTCCCGGATTGGTTTTCGTAGAAGGTGGAACCTTTGTGATGGGACAGATGGGTGAAGACCCGATGTACGAAAATTATGCTCCTGCCCGTCGTGTTACGGTTCGTTCGTTTTATATGGACGAAACAGAGGTTACCAATCTCGATTATCTGGAATACCTCTACTGGCTAAACAGAGTTTTTAAAGCTGATTATCCGGAAGTTTATCGCAAAGCACTGCCCGACACATTGGTTTGGCGCTCACGACTGGCTTACAACGAACCGCTGGCCAATTTGTATCTTCGTCATCCCGCCTACCACGACTATCCTGTGGTTGGCGTTACCTGGGTGCAAGCCTCCGACTACTGCCAGTGGCGCAGCGACCGTGTAAACGAAATGTTGCTCATCAAAGCGGGCGTATTGTCAGAAGATCCTGACCAGCGCAACGAAAACAACTTCAATACCGAGGCTTATCTGACAGGACAATATTCCGGACTGGGCAAGCCTATCGAAGATCTGGATCCCAGCAGCACCGGTGGCCGTAATGCCCGCATGGAAGACGGCATTATGCTTCCCAATTACCGGCTGCCTACCGAAGCTGAGTGGGAATATGCTGCCTTAGGTTTGCAAGGGCAAAATGAACTTATCACCGAACGCCGCGTCTATCCCTGGGACGGACACCTGGTGCGCAGTACCGGCAACAAAAAAGAATATGGCAACTATTTGGCCAACTTTAAGCGTGCGCGCGGCGACTATATGGGCGTAGCCGGAAGCCTCAACGATGGCGCCGATATCACCGCACCGGTAGGTACTTATCCGGCCAACGACTTCGGCTTGTATAATATGGCCGGCAACGTAGCGGAGTGGGTGCAAGATGTGTATCGTGTCCTTAGCCACGAGGATGTTGCCGACTTTAGCCCTTTCAGAGGAAATATCTTTACCACCCCGGTACTCGACGCCGAAGGCAACATCGCCGAAAAAGACAGCCTGGGACGCATTCGCTATCGCGAAATAACCGTAAACGAAGCACAAGACAGATTTAACTACCGCGAAGCCGACAACGTAAACTACCTCGACGGCGACAACCGCTCGGTGAACGATCCCGGCAAATGGCTCGACGACGTGAACAACGCCAATTCCACCAACATGATGTACGACTACAAAAGCAGCAGCCTTGTGAACGACCAGGCACGTGTTTACAAAGGCGGCTCCTGGAAAGACGGCTCTTACTACCTCAGCCCGGGTGTGCGCAGATACCTCGACCAAAACAATGCTACCGATTTCCTGGGCTTCCGCTGTGCAATGGATCGCGTAGGAACCTCTGTGGCACATAGAAAATAA
- a CDS encoding type IX secretion system membrane protein PorP/SprF: protein MRNISGIIIMKKPEKLSILLLSLVLAASLQAQDYTYSQFYANPIYLNPALAGSDNCPRITLNYRDQWPQLPAAFISTSASYDQYVDFVSGGVGVQFQYDKSGEAGIRQFRLGGMYAYRLDISDRWQASMALEAAFGQRGVNWNDFIFPSQIKPDGTVGTSGPPPDSRDNVNYADFATGFVVGFDEKFFVGGAVHHLTTPDIGFISESDYKLPMKITIHAGANIETGDRRSYRSRSPELTISPNILYQQQGDFRQLNVGSYFTLEPFVGGLWYRHAFENPDAVIVLLGLQYNSLKLGYSFDYTLSSLAIASGGAHEISVGWLFDCNKKSKRSRAIKCPSF, encoded by the coding sequence TTGCGTAACATCTCCGGTATCATCATCATGAAAAAGCCCGAAAAGCTTTCTATTCTGCTGTTATCCCTTGTTCTTGCTGCGAGTCTGCAAGCTCAGGATTATACCTATTCGCAGTTTTACGCCAATCCAATTTACCTCAATCCTGCCCTTGCCGGCTCCGACAATTGTCCGCGCATCACGCTCAATTACCGCGACCAATGGCCACAATTGCCGGCGGCGTTTATTTCCACCAGCGCCTCTTATGATCAATATGTCGATTTTGTTTCCGGCGGCGTGGGGGTGCAGTTTCAATACGACAAAAGTGGCGAAGCAGGTATTCGTCAGTTTCGCCTTGGCGGGATGTATGCTTACCGGCTCGACATCTCCGACCGCTGGCAGGCAAGCATGGCGCTTGAAGCCGCCTTTGGTCAGCGGGGAGTCAACTGGAATGACTTCATCTTTCCTTCACAAATTAAACCCGACGGCACAGTGGGTACATCGGGACCTCCTCCCGACAGCCGCGACAACGTCAACTACGCGGATTTCGCTACCGGCTTTGTGGTAGGTTTTGATGAGAAATTTTTTGTGGGTGGCGCCGTGCACCATCTTACCACGCCCGACATAGGCTTCATCAGTGAAAGCGACTACAAGCTGCCGATGAAAATTACAATACACGCCGGGGCGAACATTGAAACTGGCGACCGCCGCAGCTACCGGAGCCGCAGTCCGGAGCTAACCATTTCGCCTAATATTCTTTATCAGCAGCAAGGCGACTTCCGGCAGCTCAATGTTGGCTCCTATTTTACGCTTGAGCCTTTTGTTGGCGGCCTTTGGTACCGCCACGCTTTCGAGAATCCCGATGCCGTCATTGTGTTGCTGGGATTACAATATAACAGTCTGAAACTTGGTTATAGTTTCGATTACACCTTGTCCTCACTGGCCATCGCCAGTGGTGGAGCACATGAAATATCCGTCGGCTGGCTTTTTGATTGCAACAAAAAAAGTAAACGTTCCAGAGCAATAAAATGTCCGTCGTTTTAG